In Blastocatellia bacterium, the genomic stretch CTCGCCATCAATGCCTTGCAGGCGATGCCGACGGGCGGCCACCTGACGGCGCGCGTCGCCCGCCAGAACGGCGAGGTCGAGGTGCGCATCAGCGACACCGGCGTCGGCATCAGCGAAGAATCGCTCGGCAAAATCTTCGAGCCCTATTTTTCCACCAAGCAGTCGGGCTTCGGGCTCGGCCTGGCCGTCACCCGCACGATCATCGAAGAGCATCAGGGGAAAATTGCCGTCGTCAGCCAGGTGGATCGCGGCACCACCTTTACCGTCACGCTGCCGGCAGCCGAAGAGAGTAATAAGGGAGAATAGCGAATGCCAAGAAACAAGATTCTGGTTGTAGACGACGAGCGCAACCAGCGAGAAATCTATACCGTCATCCTCGAAGACGATGGCTATCAGGTGACCACGGGGCAGAGCGGCGAGCATGGGCTGAAGCTGGCGCGCGAGCAGAATTTCGACCTCGTGCTGACGGATTACAAGATGACCGGCATGGACGGGATGACGCTGCTCAGAGAATTGCTCGGTGACGACCCGTCGCGGCTCGTCGTGATGATGACGGCGCATGGGTCGGTCGAATCGGTCAAGGAGGCGCTGCGTAGCGGCGCTTACGATTATCTCGAAAAGCCGATTGACCGCGAGCAGTTGTTGAAAGTGGTCGAGAGCGCGCTGTCGCGCTTGAATCGCATTGATGACGAGATCATCGGCGAGAGCGAGGAGATCGAGCGCGTCAAGAAGATGATCCTGAAGGTCGCGGCGTCGTCTTCGACCGTGCTGATTCGCGGCGAATCGGGCGTCGGCAAAGAGCGCGTCGCCCGCGCCATCCACAAGGCCAGCCCGCGCGCCGGCGAAATTTTTCAGGCCGTCAACTGCGCCGCCATCAACGAGAACCTGCTCGAATCCGAGCTATTCGGCCACGAGAAGGGCTCGTTCACAGGGGCGCACACCCAGAAGAAAGGCCAGTTCGAGGTCGCTGACAAAGGCACGCTCTTTCTCGACGAGATCGGCGACCTCAACATCAGCATGCAGGCCAAGCTGCTCCGGGCTTTGCAGGAGAAAGAGGTCATGCGCGTCGGCGGCACGCGGCCCGTGCGCGTCGACGTGCGGGTCATCGCCGCGACCAACCGCGACCTTGAAGCGATGGTCAAAGAGGGCACGTTCCGCGAAGACCTCTATTACCGCCTGAACATTATCCCCATCAACATCCCGCCGTTGCGCAACCGGCGCACGGATTTGCCGCCGCTGATCGATTACTTCATCGCCAAACACAGCGCCGCCGAGCACCGGGTGATTCGCGGCCTGACGCCGGCGGCGCGTAACTTGATGATGAACTATGCCTGGCCGGGCAATGTGCGGCAGGTCGAGTCAGCCATTGAGCGCGCCATCCTGTTATGCGAAGGCGATACGATTGACGTTGAGGATATGCCGGTGGAGATTCGCCAGGAGGCGAGCGGCGCCGGGGCCTTCACCTTCAAGCTGCCGCCCGAAGGCATCTCGTTTGATGAGGTCGAAAAGTCTTTGATCACTCAGGCAATGGAGCAGACCAACT encodes the following:
- a CDS encoding sigma-54 dependent transcriptional regulator, with amino-acid sequence MPRNKILVVDDERNQREIYTVILEDDGYQVTTGQSGEHGLKLAREQNFDLVLTDYKMTGMDGMTLLRELLGDDPSRLVVMMTAHGSVESVKEALRSGAYDYLEKPIDREQLLKVVESALSRLNRIDDEIIGESEEIERVKKMILKVAASSSTVLIRGESGVGKERVARAIHKASPRAGEIFQAVNCAAINENLLESELFGHEKGSFTGAHTQKKGQFEVADKGTLFLDEIGDLNISMQAKLLRALQEKEVMRVGGTRPVRVDVRVIAATNRDLEAMVKEGTFREDLYYRLNIIPINIPPLRNRRTDLPPLIDYFIAKHSAAEHRVIRGLTPAARNLMMNYAWPGNVRQVESAIERAILLCEGDTIDVEDMPVEIRQEASGAGAFTFKLPPEGISFDEVEKSLITQAMEQTNWNITRAAKLLGLSFRTLQYRLEKFGLKKPTKGNDE